GTACTAACCTTTGGCTCCAAGGCACCTCCTACCTTCCCATCCACTTCTTTAGTCCAGGGCATCGCCGAGAACTCCAGGTATGACTCGAAAAAGTCTGCATCTAGTCTCAGAAAGTCCTCCCAAAATGTATGCCAGTATCCTCTTTTAGTGGTAAACTCTTCCTTCAGCTTCTCCTGTCTTTGATCAAACTCTTTTGTTGTCTCGGCGACATGCAGCCCCTCTTCCTTGagcacctccaccaacagAGGGACTCCAATGTTACAAGCATGAATCCCCAGCGTGCTGCTCAATTCAATAACTTCGACAACCTCGGCTATTGAGGCCCCCTCTTTCAAAGCGGCTGCAACATTGGTTCTGATGCCAGGAGTAAACAGGTGAGTTGCTGCACTATCGACTGCCAAGCCTATCAAAGCTTGGTTCTTGGAGGACAAGTGAAGATTCTTTCTCGGGACTGAAGCAAGAGACACACTTGCGTTGAAGAAGGACGGCGAAAGGGCTAGAAGGGATTCCCAGCCCTCATGGAAAGTGGCAGGCCCCAGAAGTGCATTAAAGCGATCTCTAGCCGCTTGTTCCTGGGCCTGGCGAGACATGATGTTGGCAATCAAGTATGCTGGATCCTGAAAATCGCAACATTGAACAAGGTAAGGAAGTTGAATAAAATTCGCGGTTCAAAGATAGCTAATTATTATCTCAAGGGTCGGACAAATAACTAAGTCCCGAGCCCCTTCATAGGTACTTTGGGATCGGCAGAGCACAAAACGGACACTGAACTGCCGCCGCCTAAACACCCCCCACGCAGACTGCATAGCCGATGTCATTTCAGTCCTGTTGATACCCATGTTTTCATGGTGCGGGGACTACTGCAAGGCGGGATGGTCTCAATGCCATGAAGGGGTATGATCGGGCTCCCCAAAACCGCAGCGGGTTTCTTTTCTCCCACTCTTCATCGTGTGCGAAAATGATCTCGACCCCCTTTGCCTCCAGCCCCCTGATCATCTCAATAGTCTCCTCGGCTTTCGCCCGGTCATGATGAATACAGCAACTCCTGTCATTCTCGTCTGTCCACTCGCCTatctccttctctttgcGTAAGATCCGCCGATCATGGCAGGAGTCAGCGGCAAGATAAACCCAGCCGCTCTCTGTTCGAGCAAGAAGATGTGTATGTCCTGGTAAGTGACCTGGCGCATCCACGAGATAGAGACAGCCGTCGTTGAAAACATCGATAGCTTTCGGGATCTCTAGTGACGGAATTGGCTGCCATTGGGTTCAGTTGGGTGTCAAATTCTGGATTTCGTGCTTCCCGGCCTCACTGCTACTTTGGTGAGATATATTAGGGTCAGATAGCTCGATTGTTCTACCGGCAGGTAGCAAATTTGTCTTAAAGAAAGAGTGGCTGCCCTTAAGAGAAACCGAAGAGGTCCCGGAAAGCACAGCGGCTGAACCGTGATCAATGACGAATTCCGAACTTGCAAAATCAGGCGGGTAACCAATGTTGTCCCAGTGTACCTGCTCATGGTTGAGGTAAGATGGATATCCAAgctgggggtgatggtggatgaATAATATTGGAGCACACACGTGTGACAGAACAACAAAGTGAATTTCATTCGGCCTTAAGCCCCCCTTTTGTAAACTCTTCGTCACATCGGGGTTCGTAGACATGGGCTGCCGAGTTTTGATGTGTTGACGAATTTGCTCCGAGTATAAAGAGGGATCCCGTCTTACCCCCAAGTCGAAGAGAATATTGGTCGTGGCTCTCCTGATGGATGGCGTGTGTTGTACCAAAAAGCATAGAGAAGGAACCATCTTTCGGCTTCCAGGTGACGGGCATGGTTTGATAAAATATTCCTCCAGCAGGCAGAAATTGCCTGCAGAGAGGGCATGAACACAAACTGTACCTGTGGCCATACTGGGAGACTGGTGCACAAAGCAGGTAGGTACCTCAGACAGAACGTGTCTACCTTAGGTATATATAGGAAAGAGAGCAACCCCTCCTGGGTGGCCGGCAACTTCTTCCCCGCATAGCCTTGCTCTTGGTCGGCACCCGGCCAGTTTCCGCGTCCGCGTTGCTATCCTGCTCAGCATCATCTCCCACCATGTCATCCACAGAAGATCACAGCATCATAGCGTTTATCGGGCTTGGCGCTATGGGCAAGCCAATGGTAGCCAACCTGGCAGCCAATCTTGTTCGACCAGGCATTGTCATACGGGCTTATGATATTGCAGATGGGCCTGCACAGGAGCTCCAAACCAATTTTCCAGATGTCATTCGGGAAGCAAGCAGTGCGAAAACAGCTGTGTCGGATGCTGTAAGTGTGATCTAACGCCATTATCACCTTGCTCCGTttgtttgctgttgttgacaaCCAGGGGGCTTGCTTCCCAAGACTGTGGTATTCACGATGCTCCCGGAAAGCAGCCACGTGAGATCCGTCTATCTTGACCCAGATAGCGGTATTGCCAGCACCCTGGGTCCACACAGTGCCAAAATACTCATCGACTGCTCAACCATCGACACCGCAACCTCTTTGCATGTGAAGTCTGAAGTTTCCAAGATCGCACCCCGCAGTTTCTTCTACGACTGCCCGGTATCTGGTTAGTTGGCGCCCCACGTTCATGCTGGTATTAGACGCTGACCCCCAGTCAAGGAGGCGTGCTAGGTAGGGCCAATCTTCTTTTCAAATGAGTGCTCGCAAGGAAGTTCTCACGCGTACAGCAAATAGGGGCAGTCAAAGGCACAATAGCCTTCTTCATGGGCTGTTCGCCTGCAGACACCAACCTATCTTGTCTTAAGGACCTGCTACTGAAAATGGGCAGCCAAGCCATACCATGTGGTGGTCCATCTCTGGGGCTAGCCGCAAAGCTGTCCAATAACTACCTCTCtggcatcatcaccatcgccacTTCAGAAGCCATGGACATGGGCATGCGAGCCGGTATCGACCGCACGATACTTGCGTCTGTGTTCGCGTCTGGGACGGCACAGAACCGGCAATGTGATGTGTTTAACCCTGTTCCGAATGTCTGTCCACAGGCACCCTCGTCCAATGGCTACCGTGGCGGATTCAGGGTGGAGCTGATGAAGAAAGACATGGGACTGGCAATCGCCATG
The window above is part of the Podospora pseudopauciseta strain CBS 411.78 chromosome 2 map unlocalized CBS411.78m_2.2, whole genome shotgun sequence genome. Proteins encoded here:
- a CDS encoding uncharacterized protein (COG:S; EggNog:ENOG503P0BT); its protein translation is MSRQAQEQAARDRFNALLGPATFHEGWESLLALSPSFFNASVSLASVPRKNLHLSSKNQALIGLAVDSAATHLFTPGIRTNVAAALKEGASIAEVVEVIELSSTLGIHACNIGVPLLVEVLKEEGLHVAETTKEFDQRQEKLKEEFTTKRGYWHTFWEDFLRLDADFFESYLEFSAMPWTKEVDGKVGGALEPKVKELVYCAFDCASTHLYKPGLKLHIGNALGYGATPHEILEVFEIATLLSLHTAHVAAPIILELNAQKGTI
- a CDS encoding uncharacterized protein (EggNog:ENOG503NXN5; COG:E) codes for the protein MSSTEDHSIIAFIGLGAMGKPMVANLAANLVRPGIVIRAYDIADGPAQELQTNFPDVIREASSAKTAVSDATVVFTMLPESSHVRSVYLDPDSGIASTLGPHSAKILIDCSTIDTATSLHVKSEVSKIAPRSFFYDCPVSVLARKFSRVQQIGAVKGTIAFFMGCSPADTNLSCLKDLLLKMGSQAIPCGGPSLGLAAKLSNNYLSGIITIATSEAMDMGMRAGIDRTILASVFASGTAQNRQCDVFNPVPNVCPQAPSSNGYRGGFRVELMKKDMGLAIAMARQVGAKNVLGVSGLGVYTAASAAEDCMGLDSRVVYRYLGGKESS